A window of Fictibacillus halophilus contains these coding sequences:
- a CDS encoding cyclase family protein: MKIYDVSLPIFEGMPVYKNKPEKQPQFNTAQNGHVTETRISMDVHTGTHVDAPLHMVPGGDTIETLPIEKLVRKAKVIDLTSSTGYISAEDLADKDIQKDDFVLFKTKNSWDTEFNFEFIYVNSDAAKVLAEIGIVGVGIDALGVERAQENHPTHKQLFQNNIIIIEGLQLKEVPEGEYLMVAAPLKIRGLDASPARIVLIKQ; encoded by the coding sequence ATGAAAATATATGATGTCTCATTACCGATTTTCGAGGGAATGCCGGTCTATAAAAACAAACCTGAGAAACAACCACAGTTCAACACAGCACAAAATGGTCATGTTACAGAAACGCGTATCTCAATGGATGTTCACACAGGAACACATGTTGACGCTCCTCTACATATGGTTCCTGGCGGTGATACGATTGAAACCCTTCCGATCGAAAAATTGGTTCGAAAAGCGAAAGTCATCGATCTTACAAGTTCTACTGGTTACATTTCAGCTGAAGATTTGGCTGATAAAGATATTCAAAAAGATGATTTCGTCCTTTTTAAAACAAAAAATTCCTGGGACACAGAATTCAACTTTGAATTTATTTACGTAAACAGTGATGCCGCCAAAGTATTGGCTGAAATCGGTATAGTAGGTGTTGGAATCGACGCATTAGGGGTAGAGAGAGCACAAGAAAATCATCCTACTCACAAACAGCTTTTTCAAAACAACATCATTATTATCGAAGGACTTCAATTAAAAGAAGTTCCTGAAGGCGAATATTTGATGGTGGCTGCTCCGCTTAAAATAAGAGGGCTTGATGCATCACCTGCAAGAATCGTACTCATCAAACAATAA